The following nucleotide sequence is from Alphaproteobacteria bacterium.
GTTTATGCATAAAAAAGTTCAATGAGCCTTGGGCATCCCCTATTTTGTTGGATAAGTGAGGTCTTTATTTAGTTTTTTCGTTCATCCCAAAAAACATTTGCTGTCTCAGCTGTTCAAGATCTTTTTTAATAATTTTATCTATTGGGCTCTTAAAAAACTCAATTTGTCCATCTAAAATTTTAATGGCATGTTCTTTTTTGCCAATTATATAATACAAATAAGCAAGCCATTGCTTTGCTTGGCCGCCATGACATGGAATACTGAATCTATATTCATAGGGTGAATCAGGCTCGTTTTCTAACACTGTAATTACGTCTTTTAAAGTTCTAATATTCTGAAAAAATGGAAGAACTGTTTCTGTTAAAAGCTTTCTTATCCATTCTATCGCCACTTGATCTTGTTGCTCCCACTCTTGATCTGTTTCCTTTAAAATTATCCACGTTTTATCTTTATAAGTTGGATCTATGTGGGTAATCCAACCTCCAAGGGCTATATCAAAATTCGTTGGGAACCCCCAAGAAACCCCTGGAGGGACTACTATATCAAAGTCTATACAAAACCATAATTCTCCTATCTTTCCTGGAGAAATT
It contains:
- a CDS encoding DUF4304 domain-containing protein, which gives rise to MIKKNNFLRERLTNIVKKSIQNSLNTNGFLKKGLTFEKKTQELIYQLKIRISPGKIGELWFCIDFDIVVPPGVSWGFPTNFDIALGGWITHIDPTYKDKTWIILKETDQEWEQQDQVAIEWIRKLLTETVLPFFQNIRTLKDVITVLENEPDSPYEYRFSIPCHGGQAKQWLAYLYYIIGKKEHAIKILDGQIEFFKSPIDKIIKKDLEQLRQQMFFGMNEKTK